The Gloeomargarita lithophora Alchichica-D10 genomic sequence GGGTTTCCTGGCGTTGGATGAATTGCACCAGTTCCCGTAGGGGGGTCAACAACCGGGCATCATGGGTGTAACGGTGAATCGGTTCGCCTGCTAAATTAGATTCGGGAAATTTCACCGATTTGGGGAGGGGTTTGAAGATGGGAAAATTTTGCTGGGCGGTGAGGGCATTCAACACATCCTGGGTCATGATCGTTTGCATCTCTGCCATCGTGGGTAAAACGCCCAGAATTTGCAATTTGGGATTGAGGCGGCGTTGGACGTGATCCACGGTTTCCAATAGGGCTGACAACCCTTTGAGGGCAAAAAACTGACATTGTACCGGGATCAACACCCAATCGGCGGCGGCCAGGGCATTGATGGTGAGCAAGCCCCGGCTGGGGGGGCAATCCATGAGGACATAGCGAAACTGTTCGCGACAGGAGGTTAAGCGATCCCGCAGGGTGTAAAATGCCCCGCTTTTCTGCAAAAGTTCCATTTCCGCCCGACTGAGATTGCCATCGGCGGGCAGAAGATATAGGCCACTGGCGGTTTTTTGAATCACTTGGGCGGCGGTGACTTGCCCGGTCAACCAATGGTAGGCTCCCGGTTGGTCGGAACCCAATTCCACCCCCAAACCCGTAGTCAGATTCCCCTGGGGGTCAAGGTCAACCACTAAACAGGAACCCAACTCGGATAGCAACCCGCCCAGTGCTAGGGTGGAAGTAGTTTTACCCACACCGCCTTTATGATTGGCAATCGCCAGGAACATGACGGTCATCCTACAGTCTTGACTCCAGTGTAGTGCCCCAATGTGCCATGCGTGCGTATCCAAAGACCGGTATAGTAACAGATATTTGGGCTTCAGGACTCCCCACTATGACTGACCCCAGTGCGGCCTGTGTCCTGCTTGTCGCCAGTGATGCCACCCTGCGGCAACGCTTAATTGCTGATCTCAACGAAGCCGGTTATCCCTGTCAAGCCCTGGCTGACCCCAGCGAAGTATTCCCCCATTTGACCACTAACGCCGCCAGTCTTTTGATTGTGGAAGCCAGCCCCGCCGGTTTGACCCTCTGCCGTCAGGCGAATCAGACCCAGCCCCATCTGCCGATTTTACTCCTCACCGATGGGGACAGTTTGGAGGATCGGGTCACCTGTTTGGAGGCGGGCGCCTGGGACTACCTCAACTCCCCCTACCCCCGCAAAGACCTGATCCATTGGCTCAATCTCTACGTTCAACCCCAGACCGGCCCGGCGGAACATTTAACGTTTGCCGATTTAACCCTGGATTTGAGTACCCGAGTCGCCCTGCGACAACAACGGTCAATCCAACTCACCATGAAAGAATTTGACCTGCTGAAATTCCTGATGGAAAATCCAGGCCGTGTCCTCAGCCGGGAAGAAATTATGGAGCAGGTCTGGGGCTACCAATCTGTCCATGAATCGAATGTGATTGAAGTGTATGTGCGTTATCTGCGCTTGAAACTGGATCAACCCGGCGAAAAACATCTGATTCAAACCGTGCGGGGGGTGGGCTATGTCCTCCGGGAACCTTAAATCCTGGGCTTGGGGAATACTTTTCTGGGGTTGGGTTGGCAGTCCCCTTGCTTTGGCGCAAATGCCCCAAAATCTGCCGGTGCGGGCGCAATTTAAGCATAATGATCAGCAAATTCTTCTCGAAATCGCCATCACCGCTGAGCAACAAGCCCTGGGGCTGATGTACCGGGAACGCCTCGAACCCAACCGGGGGATGCTCTTTCCCTTTCAGCCCCCCCGCCCGGTCAGCTTTTGGATGAAAAATATGCGGACGGCGATTGACATGATTTTTTTGCACGAAAACAAAATCCGCGCCATTTTCCCCAAAGTCCCGCCCTGCACTACGCCCCGTTGCCCCACCTACGGCCCGGATGGATTGGTGGATAGCGTCATCGAACTCGCCCCCGGTCGGGCAGAACAGTTGGGTTTCAAGGTGGGCGATACCCTTATTGTGCGCTTGATTCCGCCCAGTGGCGTGCCCAAGCGAGAATAGCTTGCCCCCGTTCTGGGGTGAGGGATTCACAGTACAATCGCAGTAACGGTTCCGTGCCACTAAAGCGAATCAACAACCAACTTTGGTCACTCAGGTAACACTTATAGCCATCGCCACCCCAGGTTTTTACCACCGGGGTTTCAGCAATCACCGTCGGCGGCTGTTCGGCCAGTTGATGCAGTAATGCTTCCCGTGCCCCTGCGCCTGGTAAATGCACATCAATCCGGTTATAAGTACTAACAAAATTCGTTTTTGCTTGCAGTTCCTGGTACTGCACTTCCAAAGGCTTTTGGGTCACCGCCACCGCTTCAAGTAGGTACAAAGCCGACAACAGCGCATCCCGCTCCGGCAGGTAGTGGCCGTAACCAATGCCCCCGGATTCCTCGCCCCCCAACAGCACCTTACCCGCCAACATCTCCTGGGCAATGTACTTAAACCCGATGGGGGTTTCCACCACCGGCAAGTTATAACTGGCCGCTGTTTTGGCGATCAACTCCGACCCGCTAATGGTTTTGACCACCGTGCCGCTCAGCCCCCGGTGCTGCGCCAAATGCTGGATCAAAATGGGAATCAACACCTGGGGCGAGAGAAAATTCCCCTGCCCATCCATCGCCGCAATCCGATCCCCATCCCCGTCAAACACCAGCCCCACCTGGTTGCCCCTATGCCCTTGTAATGTCGTTTGTAATACTTGTAGATAGGCAGGCAAAGGTTCCGGCGGATGCCCCCCAAACAACACATCCCGCTGGGTACGCAATTCCTGCACACAATTTCCCAATATCCGGGTCAAGCCCCCCGCCGCCGCCCCGTGCATCACATCCACCCACACCCGCCAGTTGGCTAATCCCGCTTGAATCTGCGCTACATCCACCTGCTTTTGTAATGCTGATACATAATCCGGCCAGGGGTCAAAGGACTGAATCCGTCCACCCAAACGTTGGGGCATGGCCTGCTCTAGCTGGGCTTCAATTTGTTGGGTAATTTCCGGGGACACCGAGCCACCAAACGCCCCTTTAACTTTTAAGCCGTTGTACACCGGCGGGTTGTGGCTGGCGGTAATTACCAATGCCCCCATCGCCTGCAAGTGCCGCACCCCATAGCTAAACGCCGGGGTCGAAGCGGGTTGGTCAGCAAGCAGTACCGAAAATCCCGCCTGAGCCACCGCCTGAGCCACCGTTTCGGCAAATTCCTGGGAGAGAAACCGCCGGTCATAGCCCACCAAAATCGGTGCCGCCGCCTCCCCATAGTTTTGCGCCAACACTTGCGCCGCCGCCACCGCCGCCTGTGCCACCCGCGCAAAGGTAAACTCCTGGGCGATCACCCCCCGCCACCCATCCGTCCCAAACCGAATCACAGCCATTACTTTTGCTCCCGTTGCCAATTCCATCCCCCATTGTAGAGAGGGGCGTTACTCAATCACTCAATCCGGGAAAATTCACCAGATGACCCGCTTCTTTGAGCGTCAATTCTTGGCGGGCTAATTCCCAATCATGCTCTACCATCATCTGCACCAATGCTTTGAAACTACACCGGGGTTGCCAATTCAGTTGTTTGGCGGCTTTTGTCGCATCCCCCAGTAAATAATCCACTTCCGTAGGTCGAAAATAACGGGAGTCAATTTTCACATACTCCCGCCAATCCAAAGCCAATAACCCAAAGGCGGTTTCTAAAAATTCCTGTACTGAATACGCTTCTCCTGTTGCTACCACAAAGTCATCGGGGGTATCCGGTTGCAACATCAACCACATGGCTTCCACATAATCCCCCGCAAAACCCCAATCCCGCTTGGCGGCCAGATTGCCCAGATATAAACGCTCTTGTAACCCCACCTTAATTCGCCCTAACGCCCGGGTGATTTTGCGAGTCACAAACGTTTCCCCCCGCCGGGGACTTTCATGGTTGAATAAAATGCCATTACTAATAAACATCCCGTAGGCTTCCCGATAATTAACGCAATACCAATAGGCCGCCACCTTCGCCACCGCATAGGGACTGCGGGGATAAAAGGGGGTTTGTTCGTTTTGCGGGGGTGCCGTTGCCCCAAACATCTCCGAAGAACCGGCTTGATAAAAGCGCACCTTCCGCCCGGAAATATTCTCATAATCCCGCACCGCATCCAACAGGCGTAATGTCCCTGTTGACACCGCATCCGCCGTGTATTCCGGCTGGGCAAAGGAAACCTTCACATGGGATTGTGCCCCCAGGTTGTACACCTCATCCGGTTGCACCTGCTCAATAATCCGCCGCAGCCCCGTCCCATCGGTCAAATCCCCGTAGTGCAGAAACAAACGCGCCTCCGGGTCACGGGCATCTTTATACAAATGATCCACCCGGCTGGTATTAAACAACGAAGCCCTGCGGATAATGCCATGCACCGCATACCCTTTTTGCACCAAAAAATCGGCCAAGTACGAACCATCTTGGCCGGTGATGCCCGTAATCAGAGCCTTTTTCATGCGTTCAATAACCCTCGCCTAGATTTGATCAATTGTGCCCTGCGAGGGGTGTTTTTGCACAACCGGCGGCACCTCCTCAGGGGAACGGTACAGGGCTACCACCCGCGCCAGGATGATGGCGATATACATTTGCCCAATAATCGCCTCCACATTGGTCATCGCTCGCGCCAGGGGGGCAACCGGCACAATGTCCCCATACCCCACCGTGGTCAAGGTGACAAAACTAAAATAGTACAACTCTTCGCCGGTGGCCGGGTGGGCAAAGGCAAACGCATCGGGATTTACAGCGTAAATGATGCCATAAACAATACTCCACAAAGTGCCGATTAGTAAATAAACACAAACACTCCCCCGCAAGGTATTTACCGTCACTCGCCGCTCTTGAAATAACCGCTGAATAATCGAGCGAATTGGCACAATTAAAAAACCCACAAAAATAATTTGCCCCAACAATCTGAGGGTAACGGTCAATTCCAGGGGTAACCATTGCACCCCAGTTAATTCCTTCAGCGACCCCAGAATTTGAACCGCATACCCAAATAGAGCTAAAACCAAGTAGGCACGGAAGGTACGCCGGGGCAAAATGGTACGGGTGATTACCATAATTGCCCAAAATATCAGGGAAATAATTACCAAATTCCCCCAGGAGGTATAACCCACCAAAGGATGAAGCATAAAAATGGCAATCTGGGTTGCCAGTAGCTGAATATAACGAGCGTCCTGGGCAGGCATCAATACTGGGGTATAGCAGGGTCAATTTCCCGGCTCCAGGCCAAAATTCCCCCCTTGACATTGGTTCCTACCCGCCCGGTTTTTTCCTTGATGAGATGCAAGGCTTTCAGGGAACGCACTCCCGATTTGCAATGCACTAGAAGTTGCTTATCACCCAGGATTTGGTCTAATTTTTCTAAACCCACACCCTGTTCCAAATCCGGCAAAGGAATTAAAACCGCACCGGCAATGTACGCCACTTCATATTCCCCCGGATTTCGCACATCCACCAAGAGCGTTTGCTGGGGTTGCTGGGTCAACAATTCCTGCAATTCCTGAACCGTGATTTCGGGGATTTCGCTGTGCATTTTTTGCTCCTGATTTTTGGCTTGGGTGATCCCACAAAATTGCTCATAATCAATGAGTTCTTTGATCACTGGCCGGTCAGGATGGGGGCGGAGTTTCAACTCCCGAAATTTCATTTTCAGGGCATCATAGAGCAACAAACGCCCACTCAAGGTATCCCCTATTCCTAAAATAACTTTGATGGTTTCCGTCGCTTGGAGTGAGCCAATTACGCCGCACAAAACCCCCAGCACTCCCCCCTCAGCGCAGGAAGGGACAGCCCCCGGCGGCGGCGGTTCCGGGAACAAATCCCGATAGGTCGGCCCGCCCTGGTAATTAAACACAGAAACTTGGCCTTCAAACCACAAAATCGAACCGTAAATAAAGGGTTTATCTAATAACGTACAGGCATCATTCACCAAGTAACGGGTGGGAAAATTATCCGTACCATCCACCACCACGTCATAGTTGGCAATAATCTCTAGGGCATTGCTGGCATTCAATGGGGCTTCATACAAATCCACTTGACAATGGGGATTCAGTTGGGCAATACGTTCTTTGGCCGACTGCGCCTTGGACTGCCCTACCCCCGCCACCGTATGAATAATCTGCCGTTGCAAATTGGACACATCCACCGTATCAAAATCAATAATCCCCAACCGACCAATTCCCGCCGCCGCTAGGTATAGCAAAACCGGCGAACCCAGCCCCCCAGTGCCCACGCATAAAACCTTGGCCGCCTTGAGTTTTCTCTGCCCCCCTAGCCCCACCCCCGGTAAAATCAGATGGCGGGAATAGCGTTCATACTCCGCTTGAGTCAGTTCGATTTGACTCGGTTCGACTTGGCTTGATTCAACAGCTTCAACGGCAATCATGGGCACCCATCAGGCAAAGGGGCAAATAACTAAAGTGATAATTAACAAAGTGAAAGTGAGCATAACATACTTTGAGCCTGCCATTGCGGAAATCCTCAGCTTTTATTCCAAAATCAATGGGTGAGATAGGCCAACCCCACCAAGACCCCCACCAATCCCAGGGCGGTGAGGGTGAAATGAAACAGGGATGTGCCACCCTTGCGTACCATATTCCGCATGGCCAGACGGACATAAGTGGGGGGACGTTGCTGAGGCATGGCTGGAAGTTGCCGGTTTTTCCCAGTCTAGCCCAACCGCCAACGCAAAAATAGCCGGGGAAACGGGAAATGTTAAAAATTGTAAATGATATGTCATTCCCGCTAATCTTCGTTACAATCTGAGGTAATTTGCGGGGTCACAGCCTATGGAAACCATGGAGTTTGTCATTCGCCCGGATGGTCGGGTGGAGATGCAGGTACAGGGTATTGCCGGTACGGAATGCACCCAGGTTTCCCACCTAATCGAGCAGGATTTGGGGCAGGTCACCCAGCGGGAGTGGACGGCGGAGTATTTTCAGACTGTTCAACCCCACCAGCAGGATGTCACGGTCAATTCCCATTACTAAAGGCGGTATATTGTATGTCTCACTTCAGCACGATTCAAACCAGCCTGCGGCATCGGTTAGCCCTAGAAACCGCCCTGACCCGCTTGAATTATACCTATCATGTGGGGACAACTGCCGTGCGGGGTTATCGGGGGCAAACCCAGTCAGCGGAATTGGTTATTCCCCAGGAGAATGGCTATGATATTGGTTTTGTTTGGGATGGTCAGCAGTACAATTTGGTGGCTGACTTGCAGTACTGGCAACAGCCGTTGAGCGTGGCGGGTTTTATGAAGCAATTGCATCAACAATACGCTTACGAAGTGGTTGCGACTAACACCCAAAAACAAGGATTCCAGGTGAGCGAATCTCAGAAACTGGCGGATGGTTCCCTGCGGTTGGTGGTACAACGCTGGGCGAGCTGATGGAGCGGACGGGGCGGGAACCGGAATTGGGTGGTCAGTGGCGACAGCGGGCGGTTTATGTGGATGAGGCGGTCTGCATTGGTTGCAAACATTGCGCCCATGTGGCTCGGAATACGTTTTACATCGAGCCGGACTATGGCCGCTCCCGGGTGGTTGACCAGGATGGTGACCCGGAGTATTTGCTCCAGGAGGCGATGGATACCTGTCCGGTTGACTGCATCCATTGGGTAAATTATCAGGAATTGCACCGCTTGGAAACCGCCCAGACTCGGCAAACCCTATTGCCGGTGGGTTTTCCCGGAGCGGCTCGCCGGGGGCATTAGTTGGCCTGGATTAACTAGGTACCATTGGCTAGGGCGACTAATTTTTGGAGGTATTGGGCGACCCGTTGTTGATCCAGCAGGGTAGCCGTTTGGTGGATGCCCTGCGCCAGGTTTTCTACGGCTCCCAACCGCCAGAGATAAAAACCGGCATTCCAAAGCAGGGCAGTCCTCAAGGGCACGCATTCCCCCTGAAGTACGGCGGTCATTTGCGTTAGACCGTCAGCGAGAGGGATATTGGCACCGCCCAGACCGTATTCCTGGGGTTTGAGCAAAAGCCGTTCCCTGCCACCGCACCCGATGATGGCTGTCCGATCCTGGGGGAGGTCACAACTGCCTTCCAAGCCCTTCACGGTGGTAAATTCCGCCACACCCCGGAGCGTCAAGGCGGTTCGCATCATCTGTTCGGTGGGCGGATGGACAAACCCGCTCATCAGGTGGTAATCGCCTTGGTAGGGCACCCAGAGCAATTCCAGGGTGGCGATGGGGGGGCGTTTACCGATTTCCCGGCGGTAGGGAACCAGGGCTTCTGCTTGCGGAAAATGGTGGGGTAAATACACGAAACCCAACCCGATGGTTGCCATGATCCCATGCACTTGGGTCAGGGAATACCGCCGCCAATCCACCCCCAACGCCTGCCACACCGCCACCAGGGGTAGTCCTTCTTTGGTCGGCATCCGTTCGCCGCCATGTTGCAACACCGGGAACCCGGCACTGGCTAAAACCAACGCCGTCAGGGGACTCAGGGGCATGGTACGATCCCGGCCATCGTAGGGCTGGGTCAAAACCACTACGGGCTGAGCAGCGGCAATTTCCGGCAGTTTTGGCCCCCATTCTGCATAGGCATCCAACATCCCCGCCAGTTCCGCCCCCGTGGGGCGTTTGATCCGATGGGCAATCAAAAAGGCACCCACCTGGGCGGGGGTGGCCTGCTGGGTGAGCATCAGGGTCATGGCTCGGTGCATTTCCGAGCGGGTCAAATCCTGATGGGTATGGGTGCCACTGCCG encodes the following:
- a CDS encoding DUF3285 domain-containing protein; protein product: MPQQRPPTYVRLAMRNMVRKGGTSLFHFTLTALGLVGVLVGLAYLTH
- a CDS encoding ParA family protein, with product MTVMFLAIANHKGGVGKTTSTLALGGLLSELGSCLVVDLDPQGNLTTGLGVELGSDQPGAYHWLTGQVTAAQVIQKTASGLYLLPADGNLSRAEMELLQKSGAFYTLRDRLTSCREQFRYVLMDCPPSRGLLTINALAAADWVLIPVQCQFFALKGLSALLETVDHVQRRLNPKLQILGVLPTMAEMQTIMTQDVLNALTAQQNFPIFKPLPKSVKFPESNLAGEPIHRYTHDARLLTPLRELVQFIQRQETL
- a CDS encoding DUF2997 domain-containing protein translates to METMEFVIRPDGRVEMQVQGIAGTECTQVSHLIEQDLGQVTQREWTAEYFQTVQPHQQDVTVNSHY
- a CDS encoding phosphoglucomutase/phosphomannomutase family protein, whose product is MAVIRFGTDGWRGVIAQEFTFARVAQAAVAAAQVLAQNYGEAAAPILVGYDRRFLSQEFAETVAQAVAQAGFSVLLADQPASTPAFSYGVRHLQAMGALVITASHNPPVYNGLKVKGAFGGSVSPEITQQIEAQLEQAMPQRLGGRIQSFDPWPDYVSALQKQVDVAQIQAGLANWRVWVDVMHGAAAGGLTRILGNCVQELRTQRDVLFGGHPPEPLPAYLQVLQTTLQGHRGNQVGLVFDGDGDRIAAMDGQGNFLSPQVLIPILIQHLAQHRGLSGTVVKTISGSELIAKTAASYNLPVVETPIGFKYIAQEMLAGKVLLGGEESGGIGYGHYLPERDALLSALYLLEAVAVTQKPLEVQYQELQAKTNFVSTYNRIDVHLPGAGAREALLHQLAEQPPTVIAETPVVKTWGGDGYKCYLSDQSWLLIRFSGTEPLLRLYCESLTPERGQAILAWARHWAESSAQ
- a CDS encoding DUF1257 domain-containing protein, producing the protein MSHFSTIQTSLRHRLALETALTRLNYTYHVGTTAVRGYRGQTQSAELVIPQENGYDIGFVWDGQQYNLVADLQYWQQPLSVAGFMKQLHQQYAYEVVATNTQKQGFQVSESQKLADGSLRLVVQRWAS
- the gmd gene encoding GDP-mannose 4,6-dehydratase; protein product: MKKALITGITGQDGSYLADFLVQKGYAVHGIIRRASLFNTSRVDHLYKDARDPEARLFLHYGDLTDGTGLRRIIEQVQPDEVYNLGAQSHVKVSFAQPEYTADAVSTGTLRLLDAVRDYENISGRKVRFYQAGSSEMFGATAPPQNEQTPFYPRSPYAVAKVAAYWYCVNYREAYGMFISNGILFNHESPRRGETFVTRKITRALGRIKVGLQERLYLGNLAAKRDWGFAGDYVEAMWLMLQPDTPDDFVVATGEAYSVQEFLETAFGLLALDWREYVKIDSRYFRPTEVDYLLGDATKAAKQLNWQPRCSFKALVQMMVEHDWELARQELTLKEAGHLVNFPGLSD
- a CDS encoding potassium channel family protein, with protein sequence MPAQDARYIQLLATQIAIFMLHPLVGYTSWGNLVIISLIFWAIMVITRTILPRRTFRAYLVLALFGYAVQILGSLKELTGVQWLPLELTVTLRLLGQIIFVGFLIVPIRSIIQRLFQERRVTVNTLRGSVCVYLLIGTLWSIVYGIIYAVNPDAFAFAHPATGEELYYFSFVTLTTVGYGDIVPVAPLARAMTNVEAIIGQMYIAIILARVVALYRSPEEVPPVVQKHPSQGTIDQI
- the moeB gene encoding molybdopterin-synthase adenylyltransferase MoeB encodes the protein MIAVEAVESSQVEPSQIELTQAEYERYSRHLILPGVGLGGQRKLKAAKVLCVGTGGLGSPVLLYLAAAGIGRLGIIDFDTVDVSNLQRQIIHTVAGVGQSKAQSAKERIAQLNPHCQVDLYEAPLNASNALEIIANYDVVVDGTDNFPTRYLVNDACTLLDKPFIYGSILWFEGQVSVFNYQGGPTYRDLFPEPPPPGAVPSCAEGGVLGVLCGVIGSLQATETIKVILGIGDTLSGRLLLYDALKMKFRELKLRPHPDRPVIKELIDYEQFCGITQAKNQEQKMHSEIPEITVQELQELLTQQPQQTLLVDVRNPGEYEVAYIAGAVLIPLPDLEQGVGLEKLDQILGDKQLLVHCKSGVRSLKALHLIKEKTGRVGTNVKGGILAWSREIDPAIPQY
- a CDS encoding anthranilate phosphoribosyltransferase family protein; translated protein: MSQEFREFVRKVGSGTHTHQDLTRSEMHRAMTLMLTQQATPAQVGAFLIAHRIKRPTGAELAGMLDAYAEWGPKLPEIAAAQPVVVLTQPYDGRDRTMPLSPLTALVLASAGFPVLQHGGERMPTKEGLPLVAVWQALGVDWRRYSLTQVHGIMATIGLGFVYLPHHFPQAEALVPYRREIGKRPPIATLELLWVPYQGDYHLMSGFVHPPTEQMMRTALTLRGVAEFTTVKGLEGSCDLPQDRTAIIGCGGRERLLLKPQEYGLGGANIPLADGLTQMTAVLQGECVPLRTALLWNAGFYLWRLGAVENLAQGIHQTATLLDQQRVAQYLQKLVALANGT
- a CDS encoding ferredoxin codes for the protein MPGERISETGGWFPAVGGTTLGELMERTGREPELGGQWRQRAVYVDEAVCIGCKHCAHVARNTFYIEPDYGRSRVVDQDGDPEYLLQEAMDTCPVDCIHWVNYQELHRLETAQTRQTLLPVGFPGAARRGH
- a CDS encoding response regulator transcription factor, with the protein product MTDPSAACVLLVASDATLRQRLIADLNEAGYPCQALADPSEVFPHLTTNAASLLIVEASPAGLTLCRQANQTQPHLPILLLTDGDSLEDRVTCLEAGAWDYLNSPYPRKDLIHWLNLYVQPQTGPAEHLTFADLTLDLSTRVALRQQRSIQLTMKEFDLLKFLMENPGRVLSREEIMEQVWGYQSVHESNVIEVYVRYLRLKLDQPGEKHLIQTVRGVGYVLREP
- a CDS encoding DUF192 domain-containing protein — encoded protein: MSSGNLKSWAWGILFWGWVGSPLALAQMPQNLPVRAQFKHNDQQILLEIAITAEQQALGLMYRERLEPNRGMLFPFQPPRPVSFWMKNMRTAIDMIFLHENKIRAIFPKVPPCTTPRCPTYGPDGLVDSVIELAPGRAEQLGFKVGDTLIVRLIPPSGVPKRE